From one Lycium ferocissimum isolate CSIRO_LF1 chromosome 7, AGI_CSIRO_Lferr_CH_V1, whole genome shotgun sequence genomic stretch:
- the LOC132065756 gene encoding LOW QUALITY PROTEIN: thymidine kinase-like (The sequence of the model RefSeq protein was modified relative to this genomic sequence to represent the inferred CDS: deleted 1 base in 1 codon) — translation MSLSSICVSTTKKSFGEIHVIVGPMFAGKTTALLRRVNLESNDARNVVMIKSSKDTRYAVDAVVTHDGTKYPCWSLPNLSSFKHRFGVDAYEKVDVIGIDEAQFFGDLYEFCCNAADLDGKIVIVAGLDGDYLRKSFGSVLDIIPLADTVTKLTARCELCSRKAFFTFRKTSETETELIGGADMYMPVCRQHYVNGQSVNESANMVLESQKAPSDDILETTLVAP, via the exons ATGAGCTTGTCATCAATTTGTGTAAGCACCACCAAGAAGAGTTTTGGTGAAATACATGTTATTGTTGGTCCTATGTTTGCTGGTAAAACTACTGCCCTTCTTCGCCGTGTTAATTTGGAATCCAATGATGCCAG AAATGTGGTGATGATAAAGTCAAGCAAAGACACAAGATATGCTGTAGATGCAGTGGTGACACATGATGGGACAAAATACCCATGTTGGTCATTGCCTAACCTTTCATCTTTCAAACACAGATTTGGAGTAGATGCATATGAAAAG GTGGATGTGATTGGCATCGATGAAGCTCAGTTCTTTGGGGACCTTTATGAGTTCTGCTGCAATGCTGCTGATCTTGATGGGAAGATTGTAATTGTTGCAGGCCTAGATGGTGATTACTTGAG GAAGAGTTTTGGTTCAGTGCTTGACATAATTCCACTTGCTGATACTGTGACAAAGTTGACTGCAAGATGTGAACTGTGTAGCAGAAAGGCATTTTTCACCTTTAGAAAGACTAGTGAAACAGAAACTGAGCTT ATAGGAGGTGCTGATATGTACATGCCTGTTTGCCGTCAACACTATGTCAACGGACAATCTGTCAATGAATCTGCAAATATGGTTCTTGAATCTCAGAAAGCGCCAAGTGACGATATTTTAGAAACAACACTAGTTGCTCCATAA